Part of the Halorhabdus utahensis DSM 12940 genome, GACGCCATCGTCGCCGCGGCCGCGTTCGACACCGATCGAACCGACGAGGACTGCCTCCGTCTCCGGTATGTGACCGTCCGCGAGGATCGACGTGGCGAGGGGATCGGGTCACGACTCCTCCGGTTCGTCGTCGAGCGAGCCCGCGAACGCGGGTACGACGAAGTGAAGGCCGGCGTCAACAACCCCGTTGCCTACGAGGCCTTTTATAAAGGTGGGCTGGCCTACACCGGCGAACAGACAGGACTCGCCGAACTCGTCTGCTCGACGACGGCCGAGCGACGGCCCGGCCGCTATCGGGCCGGTCTCGAGGCCTATCGTGAACGCGATCTGAGTGAGACCGATCAACGGTTCGTCGACGACCGAGCATCCGGGGGACCGCCGTCGGTGATCGACAGTCCCGAGTGAACGCGGACAGCCGCCCGTCGGGTGGCGGGGGATTCAAACCACTCAGGTGCCTACTGGACGGTCATGGGAAACGCCG contains:
- a CDS encoding GNAT family N-acetyltransferase; the protein is MEYSIRGWPADGPTLNLDHERFAYAGKFVISTTGKAVVRADDAIVAAAAFDTDRTDEDCLRLRYVTVREDRRGEGIGSRLLRFVVERARERGYDEVKAGVNNPVAYEAFYKGGLAYTGEQTGLAELVCSTTAERRPGRYRAGLEAYRERDLSETDQRFVDDRASGGPPSVIDSPE